The region TTTAGTCGATGATGGTAAATTAATGTTTGAAGTACTTTCTACAAACAAAGAAAATGAAGTGGTTGTTAAGGTCATTGTGGGTGGTGAGCTTAAATCTAAAAAAGGAGTAAATTTACCAAATACAGCCATATCTCTTCCGGCTTTAACAGAAAAAGACAAAGAGGACGCGGTTTTTGCTTTAGGTTTAGAAGTAGATTGGATGGCCTTGTCTTTTGTAAGAACGCCAGAAGATTTAAGAATGCTTCGTGATCTAATTGCAGAACATTCAGAGTATCGAGTACCTATTATTGCAAAAATAGAAAAGCCAGAAGCTGTTAAAAATTTGGATGCTTTAATTCCTTATTGTGATGCACTAATGGTTGCACGTGGAGATTTAGGTGTTGAAATACCGATGCAAGATGTTCCTCTAATTCAGAAAAAATTAGTAAGACGCGCAAAAAGAGCAAGAATTCCTGTAATTATTGCAACTCAAATGATGGAGACCATGATTGATAATCCGGTACCAACAAGGGCAGAGGTTAATGATGTTGCAAATTCTATTATGGATGGTGCAGATGCAGTAATGCTTTCTGGAGAAACTTCTGTGGGTAAACATCCGCTAAAAGTTATTCAAAAAATGTCTGAAATCATTAAAAGTGTAGAAAACTCTAGAATGATTAAAGTACCGCAAGAGGCACCTCATATTAGAACAAATAGATTTATTACAAAATCTATTTGTCACCATGCTGCAAACTTGGCAAATGATACAGGAGCTTCTGCCATTACTACTTTAACGAATAGCGGTTATACAGCGTTTCAAATTTCTGCATGGAGACCAAGAACGCATGTTTTAGCGTTCTCTACAAATAAAAG is a window of Polaribacter litorisediminis DNA encoding:
- the pyk gene encoding pyruvate kinase, which translates into the protein MPNNKKTKIVATLGPAINTKEKMRELAIAGVNVFRINFSHADYDIVEQNVKRIREINEEDGFNISILADLQGPKLRVGVMEEGVELMDGDTFTFTTDKCIGTKEKAFMTYQRFPKDVKVGEHILVDDGKLMFEVLSTNKENEVVVKVIVGGELKSKKGVNLPNTAISLPALTEKDKEDAVFALGLEVDWMALSFVRTPEDLRMLRDLIAEHSEYRVPIIAKIEKPEAVKNLDALIPYCDALMVARGDLGVEIPMQDVPLIQKKLVRRAKRARIPVIIATQMMETMIDNPVPTRAEVNDVANSIMDGADAVMLSGETSVGKHPLKVIQKMSEIIKSVENSRMIKVPQEAPHIRTNRFITKSICHHAANLANDTGASAITTLTNSGYTAFQISAWRPRTHVLAFSTNKRILGKLNLLWGVRAYFYDANLSTDATVLDINNIAKEKGFVNTGDLVINLVSMPAEARGMVNTLRVSEIE